Proteins from a single region of Cherax quadricarinatus isolate ZL_2023a chromosome 89, ASM3850222v1, whole genome shotgun sequence:
- the LOC138855326 gene encoding tigger transposable element-derived protein 1-like: MPSRTYITEEEKALPGHKPMKDRLTLLMCASASGDCKVKPLLVYHSETPRAFRQKNILKANLCVLWRANSKAWFTRDFFYDWLHHAFAPNVKDYLTEKKLDLKCLLVLDNAPGHPTDLAERLCGDMSFIKVKFLPPNTTPLLQPMDQQVIANFKKLYTKALFERCFVVTSETQLTLREFWRDHFSILNCVNLIGKAWEGVTKRTLNSAWKKLWPECVDKRDFEGFQVNPERSMPVEESIVALGKSLGLEVSGEDVEELVEEDNEELTTDELLDHLQQQEARPEETASEEGREKLKKLPTSKIKEICAKWLEVQTFMDENHPQTAVASHVGNLYTDSVVNHFRKVIKE; this comes from the coding sequence atgccaagcaggacctacattactgaggaggaaaaggcactcccaggacataagcctatgaaagacaggcttactctgttaatgtgtgccagtgctagtggtgattgcaaagtgaagcctttattagtgtatcactcagaaactcccagagcgttcaggcaaaagaatatcctcaaggctaatttgtgtgtgctgtggagggcaaacagtaaggcatggttcactagggactttttctatgactggttacaccatgcatttgcccccaatgtgaaagattacctaactgaaaagaaattagaccttaagtgcctcctggtgttagacaatgcccctggtcatcctacagacttggcagagcgactttgtggggacatgagcttcattaaggtgaagtttttgcctcctaataccactcctctcctgcagcccatggaccagcaggttattgcaaacttcaaaaaactgtacacaaaagctctgtttgaaaggtgctttgtagtgacctcagaaactcaattgactctaagagagttttggagagatcactttagcatcctcaattgtgtaaaccttataggtaaggcttgggagggagtgactaagaggaccttgaactctgcttggaagaaactgtggccagaatgtgtagacaaaagggattttgaagggtttcaggttaaccctgagaggagtatgccagttgaggaatccattgtggcattgggaaagtccttggggttggaggttagtggggaggatgtggaagagttggtggaggaagacaatgaagaactaaccactgatgagctgctagatcatcttcaacagcaagaggccagacctgaggaaactgcttcggaggaggggagagagaaattgaagaagttgcctacttcaaagattaaggaaatctgtgcaaagtggcttgaagtgcaaaccttcatggatgaaaatcaccctcagacagctgttgcaagccatgttggcaacctgtacactgacagtgttgtgaaccactttaggaaagtcataaaggaatga